Below is a genomic region from Petrotoga sp. 9PW.55.5.1.
AATGGAAGAAGGTAAAATAGGAACATATAATTACTATTTATGGTCTAAAGGTTCATACCCGAAAGAAATATATTTGTATTTTCAAAATGACGAATTAATTTTTTCAAATATTACTCCTGATAGAATGGGAATTTATTTGTCTGAAATGCCAAGATTCAAAAACACAAAGTATTTTGATCAGATTAAAAATAATCACCAATTTCATAATATTACTATAATAGATCTTTCTAACTACATTTCAAAGAACTATTATGGTTCAGTTGATAGTTGGATTGTAAAAAGTGAGTATCTGGAAGATGATAATTATACTTTAAAAATAAATATGAGATAAATGAATCGATAAATTTTTTGGAATAAAGAAAGGAGTGTTTGTTGAATGTTATTTGGTTTGATTGATAAAAATAAAAGTCTGATTAAAAGATACGCTAAGATAACTAAAAAGATAAATGAGCTAGAGAAAAGTATTCGATCATTAAGTGATAATGAATTGTCTGGAAAAACTGAAGAGTTCAAAAACAGAATCAATCAAGGGGAAAGTTTGGATAATTTATTGCCAGAGGCATTTGCCGTAGTCAGAGAAGCTTCACGAAGAACTGTTGGAATGAGGCATTTTGACGTCCAGTTAATGGGGGGTATAGCTTTACACGAGGGAAAAATAACAGAGATGAAAACGGGTGAAGGTAAAACGTTAGTTGCAACCCTTCCAATATATTTAAATGCTTTAACTGGGGAAAATGTTCACCTAGCAACTCACAATGATTATTTAGCTAAAAGAGATGCTCAATGGATGGGGCCAGTTTATGAGTTTTTGGGATTAAAAGTAGGGTTTATTCAGGCAAATATGGATAAGGAAGATAGAAGGAAAGCGTATGAAGCTAACGTGACCTATGGAACAGCAAATGAATTTGGATTTGATTATCTAAGGGATAATTTGGTTTATGAAAAAGGAGAAAAAGTTCAAAAGGGTCATTTCTTTGCAATTGTTGACGAAGCAGATTCTATATTGATAGACGAGGCAAGAACTCCACTCATTATTTCTGGACCATCTGATACACCATCTGAACTTTATCGAAGATTTGCCTCTCTTTCTAAGAGGTTTGTGCCTGATAAGGATTATACAATAGACGAGAAACAAAAGTCTTTGTCCCTGACAGAAGAAGGAATAAGTAAAGCAGAAAAACTGCTGTCTTTAGAGAATTTATACGATCCAAGTAATATTAAATACCTATTCCATCTTTTGAATGCCTTAAAAGCTATCAATTTTTTCAAAAGGGATAAAGATTATATAATTAAAGACGGAGAAGTAATTATAGTTGATGAATTCACAGGAAGGTTATTACCTGGAAGGAGATATTCTGAAGGTCTGCATCAAGCTATAGAAGCAAAAGAAGGAGTTAAAATAAAAGAAGAAAGTGTTACTTTTGCCACTATAACTTTCCAAAATTATTTTAGAATGTACAAAAAATTATCTGGTATGACTGGTACAGCCAAAACCGAAGAAGATGAATTCAAAGCTATTTATAATTCTGAGGTTGTAATAATACCTACTAATGAACCCGTAATAAGAGAAGATAGGAATGATTTAATATATAAAACAACAAAAGAAAAATATGAAGCAATTATTGATGAAATTGTGAATAGAAATAAAAAAGGGCAGCCTGTTTTGGTGGGAACTACTTCTATAGAAAACAGTGAAGTTTTAAGTGAAATGCTCAGAAAAAAAGGAGTACCTCATGAAGTTTTAAATGCAAAACAGCATGAAAGAGAAGCAGAAATCGTTGCTAAAGCGGGAGAGAAAAATGCGGTTACAATAGCTACTAATATGGCCGGTAGAGGTACAGATATAAAGTTGGGAGAAGGGGTAAAAGAACTCGGAGGTTTATTAGTATTAGGGACTGAAAGGCATGAGAGTAGAAGAATAGATAATCAGTTGATAGGTAGGGCTGGAAGGCAAGGAGATCCGGGAGAATCAATATTTATAATTTCTTTTGAAGATGATGTTTTAAGGCTCTTTGGTGGAGAGCGTATGAAGAACCTTATGAACGCTCTAAAAATAGAAGAAGGCCAACCAATTGAGCATAAAATGCTTAGTAAAGTTATAAGAGATGCTCAAAAGAAAATAGAAGGTATACATTTTTCAATTAGAAAGAGACTCTACGAATTTGACTCTGTGATGGATAAACAAAGAACCGTAATATATAATCATAGAGATTGGATACTGGAGCAAGATAATTATGACGAACATATAGAAGACATTATCAAAGATTTTGTGGAAAGGATAGTCACATCATCTTGGGATGAAAATGAAGAAAGAGTTGACAAAAAAGCTATAAACCAAAAGTTAAAACAATATTTAATTGTTTCTGATATAAAAGGAGAAACAATAGAAGAAGTAGAAAAGGAAGTTTTTGATCTTTTGTGGGAAAGATACAAATACAAAAAGGAAGAGTTTGGAGAAGATTTCAATAAAATAGCTAAATTTGTAATGCTTAGAATAATAGATGAAAAGTGGAGATATCATCTGGATTCAATTGAAGCTCTGAAAGAATCAGTTGGTTTAAGATCTTATGGGCAAAAAGATCCAGTTATGGAATTTAAAAAAGAATCTTACTTGATGTTTGATCAAATGGTCGATAGCATATACGATGAAATTGTTAATTATTTGATGAGGATAGTAAAAGTAGTTCCTGAAAAAGAAGAGAAAGAGGCAAAAAAGATATATGCAAACTTGAATTTCGTTCATAATAATAATAATTCTGCTATTGAAGGCTCAAATGATTCGAATAATTCTAAAAGTAAAGAAAATAAATCTGCCAATAAGATTAGAAAAAGATATAAAGTCAAAAGATAGAAAATATGAGGTGATCTGATGATAGAATATGAAATTAAAGTCAAAATTAGCGAACTTAGAGAAAGTTTTGAAAATTTAAAAGAGCTTTTTGACGTTCAAAAGGTAAAAAAAGAGATTCACAAGTTAGATAAAGAAATGATGGACCCAACGCTTTGGGACGATCCTCAAAGAGCTCAAAAGATTTCAAAAAGAGCTCAAGATTTAAAAAATGAATTACTTGAATTTAACAAGTTAGAAAGTGATTTTGAAGATCTAGAAATAGCTGTTGAATTATCTGATGAGGATCAAGGTATGACTAATCAAGTTGATGAAATATTAAAAGATATAGAAAAAAAGATTTCAGTTTTTAATATGAAAGCCTTGCTTTCAGGAGAGTATGATGATGCTAATGCTTTTTTAACAATACATCCAGGTGCTGGCGGTACAGAATCTCAGGATTGGACTTCAATGTTGTTTAGAATGTATACAAGATGGGCTGATAAAAATAATTTTAAAATAGAAACTATAGATTTCCAAGAGGGCGATGAAGCAGGTATTAAAAATGTTACCATTAAAATTTCTGGTGAATACGTTTATGGAAAACTTAGATACGAAAGTGGTGTACATCGATTGGTAAGAATTTCTCCTTTTGATTCAAATGCCAGAAGACACACCTCTTTTGCTTCTGTTTCTGTTATGCCTGAATTGGATGAAGATGTTGAAATAGAAATAAATATGGAAGAATTAAAGATTGATACATATAGATCTGGTGGAGCTGGCGGGCAGCATGTTAATAAAACTGATTCTGCAGTTAGAATAACTCATCTTCCAACAGGTATAGTTGTGGCAGTTCAAAATGAACGCTCGCAGCATCAGAATAAAGCAAATGCTTTGAAAATTTTAAAGTCCAAATTATACGAATTAGAGCAACAAAAAAATATTGAAGAAAGAATGAAAATTCGTGGAGAAGTTAAAGATATTTCTTGGGGAAATCAGATAAGGTCATATGTTTTGTATCCATATACTATGGTTAAAGATCATAGAACAGGGTATGAAACATCTAACGCCCAAGCAGTTTTGGATGGTGAAATAGACGGTTTTATAGAAGAAGAATTATTATTTTTTGCAAAATATAAATAAACGGCTAAGAAATAATTTGATTTTCAGTAAAAGAGGTGTATAATAATAACAAGGAAGTACGATAGTTTTCACAAAAGTGTAATGGTGGAAGAGAGTCTTTCTTATCTAATTACAGAAAAAGAAGGAATTTATGTCGATTGTACTGCTGGTGAAGGCGGACATATTAAAGCGATCATGCAGAAATGTGAAAATAAGGCAAAAGTAATAGGTGTTGATATAGATTATGAGGTTTTGGAGATAGCGGAACAAAAACTGAAAGAAATTTCTAATAATATTACCTTAATTAAATCATCTTATAAAGATATAGATATGGTTTTAGGTGGATTAGGCATAAAACAGGTTGATGGTTTTTTAATGGATTTAGGAGTTTCCACTTTTCAGCTTAAAGGTAAAAACAGGGGATTTTCTTTTCTAGATGATGAAGAGTTAGATATGAGAATGGATACAGAAGCCTCAAAGAATGCTGCTTACGTTGTTAATAATTATACTCAAGAAGAATTAAGGCGTATTATTTTCGAGTATGGGGAAGAAAAAAGATTTGCTAATAGCATAGCTAAAAGCATTTTGAAAAATCGTCCTATAAATACAACTCAAGAATTGGTATCAGCCATAAAAAAAGGACTCCCAAAATCTGAATTAGGGAATCGAAAAAGGCATTTTGCCACAAAAACTTTCCAGGCCATAAGAATTGAAGTTAATGATGAATTAAAGAATGTGGAGGATACACTTGCGAAATTCGAAAAATTTTTAAGAATCGGTGGAAGAGTAGTGATTATAACTTTCCATTCTTTGGAAGATAGGATAGTAAAAAATTTCTTTAAAAATAACAATAAATACATTTTTATTACTCAAAAGCCTATATTACCTTCAAAAGAAGAAATAATAAATAATCCTAGAAGTAGAAGTGCGAAATTAAGAGTGGCGGAGTTTGTAGGATAAGTTTATAGGGAAGTTTAGAAATAGGGGGAATTTTTATGGAAAAAGATACTCACATAAAGAGTCGGGAATTAGAAAGAACTAAAAGTAAAATTAAAGCTATAGATATAATTTTAATAGCATTGGTTTTTTTAGCTTTTTTAGCTGTTAGTATATGGGCGACAATATTTCTAAACTTTGGGAAAAATATTGAAAATTACAAAAATATAATTTCTAAGACTCAAATGGAAGTAAATAACTTGGAACAAAAAATAACAAAATTAGATTCTGATATTAATAAATATCTAGAGATTTTAAACCTAATGGAGAAGTAAATTACGTGGAATTAAAACGGATCATTTTTATCTTTGTGTTTGGTTTTTTGTACGTTTTCCTTATTTTCTTAACTTTCATATATAATAACTCTTTATCAAAAGACTTCGAAGAATTAGCTTCAATTTTAGAATCTCCTGAATATGCGCTGCTTTTAGACAGCGAAGGTAACACTCTTGTATATAATCAAAAAAAATATGAAGCATGGATAGATTTGGATTTTATGAAAAAAAGGAAAGAATATGAAAAGAACAAGTATTTATTGAATCAGAGATTTAATGAAGAGCAAATGCAGGATAAGAAATTTTTAAAATGGGGTGTCTATGACACGTACGAAGAAGCTTATATGGACCTAGGGGTTTTAAATAAATTTAGTAATATATATCCTGTAACTCAGAGAGTTTATAACGAACTATTTAATTTTGATCAATTAATTGGAAAAATAGGTAAAACGACTTATGGTATAGAACCTTTTTTGTTAGAGAAAGGGCTTCTAGAAAATCAAGATGAAATCCGTTTAAGTATCGATTTAGAACTTCAAAAGATTGTATATCAAGAGTTATTAAAGGCGGTAGAAAAGGAATCTGCCGAAGGTGGAACTGCAATAATAATGGAAAGTAATACTGGGAAAATTAAAGCTAGTGTTTCTTTATACCCTTGGAATATTGCATATATGGGTTATATTGAACCCGGTTCTACTTTAAAACCTTTATTAATAGCTCTTGCTTTGGATGAAAATATTGTAAATACAAACGATATTTTTTATTCTGGTTATGAATACTTTCCAACAGGTAAAAATAATTTTAGAGTAACCGAATCACAAGGTTATGGTTTTGGTGAAATTGGTCTAAAAGAAACTATTGTACATTCCTCGAATATAGTGATCTCAAAAATTATGAATGAAATTCTCAAAGAATTTTCTAATCAATGGCTTTATCAAAAACTAATAAATTTTGGATTTGGTGCTAAAACAGGGGTAGAATTTAAAGGAGAAATAAATGGGATTTTACCTCTACCCAATACTTGGTATGAAATAACTCCTTATCAGATTTCTTTAGGTCAAGGGATAGGGACCACCCCCATACAGTTGGTTTCTGCATTTAATGTTTTTGCAAACAATGGAAAGTATGTCCAACCAAGTTTTTTAGAAGATACAAGTACACTAAAAAGGCAAGTCATATCAGAACCAACTACTGATATAATAAAAGATTGGCTAGGTTATACAGTAATTGAAGGAACAGCAAAAAAAGCTTACAAAGAAGGACTTAGAATTGGTGGAAAAACAGGGACTGCTCAAAAGGCTCAAAGCGGGGTAGGATATATAAAAGGGAGCTATTATTCCTTGTTTGTAGGATTTTATCCATTGGTTGATCCAAAATATACCGCACTGATAGTAATAGATAACCCAAAAGAAGAATTTTATGGTGGGGAAGTAGCTGCCCCAGTTTTGAAAGATATTTTTTATCGCTATACGAAAGAAAAGGGAATTGAAACGTCAGAAAGTAAAAAAGTATATTATAACAATATTATGCCTGATTTAACAGGGTTTTCAGTTGTAGAGGCTTATAATATTCTTTTAAATATGGGAATAAATGGCAAGGACATAATCATCATAGGTAATGGTGATAAAGTTGTTTCTCAATCTATTAGTCCAAACAAATATATCGATGATTCAAAAATTATAGAATTATATGCTTTTAAATGAAGGAGAATGTGACTTGTCAAGAATTTTGTTATTAGGGAACTCATCTATCAAAAAAAGAATGAAAATCGAAGAAATCAAAAAAAATAATCAGGATGCAGAATTTATAAGGCTTTTTCCTGAAAATTATTCATCAGAAAATTTTAGTAATATCTTTACTATGGGAGATTTGTTTTCAAAAAAAAAGATCATAATAATTTCTGATTTTGATAAATATAATATTTCACAACAAGAAAAAATAGCAAGATTGATAAACCAGGTAGGAGAAGCTTTTAAAGGTTTTATTATATTAGAAAGTCAGAATGAAACGAAAATTCTAAAAAGCATAAAATTTGAAATAAAGGTTGATGCAAATCAACCACCACCTTGGAAAGAGGATTTGTGGATCAATTATTTAAAAGAAATAGCGAATAAATTCAGCAAGAATTTAAACGATGAAGCAGCTGAAAAATTAATCCAAATTGTTGGTAAAAATGAAGAGTTACTTTATGAAGAAGTTAAAAAGTTGTCGATATATTCAAAAAGTAACGATATTTTAAGTCAAGAAATTCAAGAAATATCTTCCGTTTTTTCAACTGTAAATTTAGAAGAATTATGTTATGAATTAGCTAGAAAAAACCAAAAAAAAGTACAAGACGAATTTCAAAAAGCAGTTTCATCTTCAAATTTTACATCAATTGGCATGCTAGGATATATGAATAGGTATTTTTTGGATTTGTATTCTGTTATATTATATGGAGAAAACAAAAAATACTATACATGGCCTGAAATAGCTAAAATAAGTAAAGAAAGTCAAGTTTCACAGCAAAGGGTTGCTTCTTTTTTAGGTTATAATTTCAAAAGTGATAAAACAAAAAAAACCAATTTAGAAAATATGTATTCTACTATTTCTTTAGGGAAAATAATAATAGAGCTAGAAAAATTGGATAGATCTTTAAAGGCTGGAGGAGATGCAAAAGTTCTTCTCGCTTCCTTTTTTCACGATTTTTGTACAGATAAGTTATGAAAGATCCTTCTTTACAATATTTCTAATTGATTTAGGCAATTTAATAACAAAGGTTGTTCCTTGTCCTGTACTCGATTCGACTGAAACAGATCCCTTCAAATTTTCTAAGTTTCTTTTGACTATAGCAAGTCCCAAACCACTTCCAGGTTTTTCCTTTGAAAGCCTAAAAAAGGGTTTAAAGATATCCTTTATTTTTTCTTTAGGGATGCCCGGACCCGTATCTTTTACAGTAATCACAAAATGTTTTGTATAATTATCAAATTCAATATTTACACTAACGGATCCTTGATCAGTATATTTTATGGCATTACCAATGACATTAACTAATACTTGCTTAAGTTTTGTTTCATCGGTTTCGATCTCTTTTGGGATATTTGTGGGGTAATTTAAATTAATCTCAAGATCGGGAGAAGCAGTCAATTCTAACATAGATAATACCTCATAAACTACTTTTTTCAAATCAATCTTTTTCAATTTTAGGTGAGTTTCCCTGTTCAACTTGTTAAATGTTGAAATATCATCTATGAGTGAATTCATATGCTTTGCTGAGAATAGCATCTTCTTTACAATATTTTTAATTTCGCTAGTTTCTAACTCAGTATTATTCAATATAGTCTCAGCAAAACCGATAATGGCAGTTAAAGGTGTCCTTAATTCATGGCTTATGAAACTTAAGTAATCAGAATTCAACTCTAAAGTTTCTTTCTCAGCATCTCTTAAGAATTTTAAAGTTAAAAAAATAGATGCTAAGTTACTAAACATTCTAATCATTTTTTTTGAATCATCAGAAAACGAATTAACATTGAAACTATCAATGTAAATGTGACCTATTATTCTCTCTTTATTTTTAAGTGCTGAAATTAAAGTAACCATATTGTTATTTTCATGATGTATCTTTTTGCTTATTTTATACAAATCCGTTTCCGGGGAGTTATAATCTAGAATATCTTTAACTTCCATAAATTCTTTATCCAAATGTTCGTTAATATATGACTCATTTAATGGAACAATCATATCTTTAATTAAACTTTGATCATACCCCATGCCAACTATGGCTTTATACAGCGCTCCTTCGATTAACCAGATTGAACCATACTCAGCCTCTGGGATTATTTTAATAGCGATCTTCAAAATCTTAGATAAAAAATCTTTTTCGGACTCATCCCAGTTTATTTCTTGTAATAATTCAACCATTTCTTGGAAAGATTCAATATAATATTCTTTTTCTATTTGTTTTTGCATGAGATATAATTCTCCCCCTAACGTTTTGTAAAATGTTTGTCACATTAATTATATCATAAATTTAAAAAATATATGTACTTACAGAAAATAATAATATAGGAACTTTAAAATAAACTTAAAAAAGCGAGCTTTTATTGCTCGCTTTTAAAATATTTATTTAATATGGCGGGGACGACGGGACTCGAACCCGCGGCCACCGGTGTGACAGACCGGCATGATAACCATCTTCACCACGTCCCCTTATAAGCTATTTTATTTTATCATAAAAAACGATCTTTGTAAAGATTTTTTCTTTAAAAATAATTAATAAAAACAAAAAATTATATATTTATTTGGAGAATATAATTATTCATTGTGCATTTTAAATGATTGACAAAGGTACAAATTATAGTATAATAG
It encodes:
- the secA gene encoding preprotein translocase subunit SecA, which encodes MLFGLIDKNKSLIKRYAKITKKINELEKSIRSLSDNELSGKTEEFKNRINQGESLDNLLPEAFAVVREASRRTVGMRHFDVQLMGGIALHEGKITEMKTGEGKTLVATLPIYLNALTGENVHLATHNDYLAKRDAQWMGPVYEFLGLKVGFIQANMDKEDRRKAYEANVTYGTANEFGFDYLRDNLVYEKGEKVQKGHFFAIVDEADSILIDEARTPLIISGPSDTPSELYRRFASLSKRFVPDKDYTIDEKQKSLSLTEEGISKAEKLLSLENLYDPSNIKYLFHLLNALKAINFFKRDKDYIIKDGEVIIVDEFTGRLLPGRRYSEGLHQAIEAKEGVKIKEESVTFATITFQNYFRMYKKLSGMTGTAKTEEDEFKAIYNSEVVIIPTNEPVIREDRNDLIYKTTKEKYEAIIDEIVNRNKKGQPVLVGTTSIENSEVLSEMLRKKGVPHEVLNAKQHEREAEIVAKAGEKNAVTIATNMAGRGTDIKLGEGVKELGGLLVLGTERHESRRIDNQLIGRAGRQGDPGESIFIISFEDDVLRLFGGERMKNLMNALKIEEGQPIEHKMLSKVIRDAQKKIEGIHFSIRKRLYEFDSVMDKQRTVIYNHRDWILEQDNYDEHIEDIIKDFVERIVTSSWDENEERVDKKAINQKLKQYLIVSDIKGETIEEVEKEVFDLLWERYKYKKEEFGEDFNKIAKFVMLRIIDEKWRYHLDSIEALKESVGLRSYGQKDPVMEFKKESYLMFDQMVDSIYDEIVNYLMRIVKVVPEKEEKEAKKIYANLNFVHNNNNSAIEGSNDSNNSKSKENKSANKIRKRYKVKR
- the prfB gene encoding peptide chain release factor 2 is translated as MIEYEIKVKISELRESFENLKELFDVQKVKKEIHKLDKEMMDPTLWDDPQRAQKISKRAQDLKNELLEFNKLESDFEDLEIAVELSDEDQGMTNQVDEILKDIEKKISVFNMKALLSGEYDDANAFLTIHPGAGGTESQDWTSMLFRMYTRWADKNNFKIETIDFQEGDEAGIKNVTIKISGEYVYGKLRYESGVHRLVRISPFDSNARRHTSFASVSVMPELDEDVEIEINMEELKIDTYRSGGAGGQHVNKTDSAVRITHLPTGIVVAVQNERSQHQNKANALKILKSKLYELEQQKNIEERMKIRGEVKDISWGNQIRSYVLYPYTMVKDHRTGYETSNAQAVLDGEIDGFIEEELLFFAKYK
- the rsmH gene encoding 16S rRNA (cytosine(1402)-N(4))-methyltransferase RsmH; its protein translation is MTRKYDSFHKSVMVEESLSYLITEKEGIYVDCTAGEGGHIKAIMQKCENKAKVIGVDIDYEVLEIAEQKLKEISNNITLIKSSYKDIDMVLGGLGIKQVDGFLMDLGVSTFQLKGKNRGFSFLDDEELDMRMDTEASKNAAYVVNNYTQEELRRIIFEYGEEKRFANSIAKSILKNRPINTTQELVSAIKKGLPKSELGNRKRHFATKTFQAIRIEVNDELKNVEDTLAKFEKFLRIGGRVVIITFHSLEDRIVKNFFKNNNKYIFITQKPILPSKEEIINNPRSRSAKLRVAEFVG
- a CDS encoding penicillin-binding transpeptidase domain-containing protein; amino-acid sequence: MELKRIIFIFVFGFLYVFLIFLTFIYNNSLSKDFEELASILESPEYALLLDSEGNTLVYNQKKYEAWIDLDFMKKRKEYEKNKYLLNQRFNEEQMQDKKFLKWGVYDTYEEAYMDLGVLNKFSNIYPVTQRVYNELFNFDQLIGKIGKTTYGIEPFLLEKGLLENQDEIRLSIDLELQKIVYQELLKAVEKESAEGGTAIIMESNTGKIKASVSLYPWNIAYMGYIEPGSTLKPLLIALALDENIVNTNDIFYSGYEYFPTGKNNFRVTESQGYGFGEIGLKETIVHSSNIVISKIMNEILKEFSNQWLYQKLINFGFGAKTGVEFKGEINGILPLPNTWYEITPYQISLGQGIGTTPIQLVSAFNVFANNGKYVQPSFLEDTSTLKRQVISEPTTDIIKDWLGYTVIEGTAKKAYKEGLRIGGKTGTAQKAQSGVGYIKGSYYSLFVGFYPLVDPKYTALIVIDNPKEEFYGGEVAAPVLKDIFYRYTKEKGIETSESKKVYYNNIMPDLTGFSVVEAYNILLNMGINGKDIIIIGNGDKVVSQSISPNKYIDDSKIIELYAFK
- a CDS encoding DNA polymerase III subunit delta gives rise to the protein MSRILLLGNSSIKKRMKIEEIKKNNQDAEFIRLFPENYSSENFSNIFTMGDLFSKKKIIIISDFDKYNISQQEKIARLINQVGEAFKGFIILESQNETKILKSIKFEIKVDANQPPPWKEDLWINYLKEIANKFSKNLNDEAAEKLIQIVGKNEELLYEEVKKLSIYSKSNDILSQEIQEISSVFSTVNLEELCYELARKNQKKVQDEFQKAVSSSNFTSIGMLGYMNRYFLDLYSVILYGENKKYYTWPEIAKISKESQVSQQRVASFLGYNFKSDKTKKTNLENMYSTISLGKIIIELEKLDRSLKAGGDAKVLLASFFHDFCTDKL
- a CDS encoding HAMP domain-containing sensor histidine kinase, with the translated sequence MQKQIEKEYYIESFQEMVELLQEINWDESEKDFLSKILKIAIKIIPEAEYGSIWLIEGALYKAIVGMGYDQSLIKDMIVPLNESYINEHLDKEFMEVKDILDYNSPETDLYKISKKIHHENNNMVTLISALKNKERIIGHIYIDSFNVNSFSDDSKKMIRMFSNLASIFLTLKFLRDAEKETLELNSDYLSFISHELRTPLTAIIGFAETILNNTELETSEIKNIVKKMLFSAKHMNSLIDDISTFNKLNRETHLKLKKIDLKKVVYEVLSMLELTASPDLEINLNYPTNIPKEIETDETKLKQVLVNVIGNAIKYTDQGSVSVNIEFDNYTKHFVITVKDTGPGIPKEKIKDIFKPFFRLSKEKPGSGLGLAIVKRNLENLKGSVSVESSTGQGTTFVIKLPKSIRNIVKKDLS